In Mobula birostris isolate sMobBir1 chromosome 15, sMobBir1.hap1, whole genome shotgun sequence, the following proteins share a genomic window:
- the LOC140210489 gene encoding U6 snRNA phosphodiesterase 1-like isoform X1: protein MFLVNYSSSEDEEEQKEQHPPSLLRPGVLGDGGAAGPDMKPQRLPIPDSVTGMFEQLEEHVDHSSKHDGRIRSFPHQRGNWSTLVYLECGSCSCGDNCKCQNCKCTSCKKSCCACCPVGCSKCAQGCVCKGQGDKCSCCQ from the exons ATGTTCCTGGTGAATTATAGCAGCAGCGAGGACGAGGAGGAGCAGAAAGAACAACACCCTCCATCACTACTGCGGCCGGGGGTCCTTGGGGATGGCGGAGCTGCCGGGCCCGA TATGAAACCCCAGCGActgcccataccagacagtgtaaCGGGTATGTTCGAGCAGCTGGAGGAGCATGTGGACCACAGCAGTAAACATGATGGTCGAATCCGCAGCTTTCCGCACCAACGAGGGAACTGGTCAACCCTTGTGTACTTGGAAT GCGGTTCTTGTAGCTGCGGAGACAACTGCAAGTGCCAAAACTGCAAATGCACCTCGTGTAAGAAGA GCTGCTGCGCCTGTTGCCCCGTCGGCTGCAGCAAGTGTGCCCAGGGCTGCGTGTGCAAAGGACAAGGTGACAAGTGCAGCTGCTGTCAGTGA
- the LOC140210489 gene encoding uncharacterized protein isoform X2: MNQCREHTIQSVPGSLPRFALSAETCAPPHSSRVCTRSRSLLYKYDVSNPEHIQQFRGNRSELPEKRGRRRKALRMSDTPCTCNQSGSCSCGDNCKCQNCKCTSCKKSCCACCPVGCSKCAQGCVCKGQGDKCSCCQ, translated from the exons ATGAATCAGTGCCGGGAACACACGATCCAGTCCGTCCCTGGCAGCTTGCCCCGATTTGCACTCAGCGCCGAGACTTGCGCACCGCCCCACTCCTCCCGCGTTTGCACTCGATCTCGATCGCTGCTCTATAAGTATGATGTCTCCAACCCTGAGCACATTCAGCAATTCCGAGGGAATAGAAGCGAACTACCTGAGAAGCGGGGAAGACGGAGGAAAGCGTTAAGGATGTCTGACACCCCATGCACGTGTAACCAGA GCGGTTCTTGTAGCTGCGGAGACAACTGCAAGTGCCAAAACTGCAAATGCACCTCGTGTAAGAAGA GCTGCTGCGCCTGTTGCCCCGTCGGCTGCAGCAAGTGTGCCCAGGGCTGCGTGTGCAAAGGACAAGGTGACAAGTGCAGCTGCTGTCAGTGA